TTTCGAGGGGGTCCTCAAAGTAACAcaaaacacttacacactcgCACATACTAAAGCTCTTCCTCACAACCAACCACCCCAGCCTGTCCCACCTCTGTCCAAAGCATATTCACATAATCAGTATGTAAGACATTACAGGAGAGAACCATATTTAGAAAACTAACTCATATTATAAGGGCAAATAAAAAGGATTATTATAAGAAATTACTAAATGATAATAAAAATAACATCAAAGAAATATGGAATCTATTAAATAGTATTATTAAAGAAATGGTACCACATCACACAACTATCCCAGGTACTTTTTTAATAGCTCTCTTGGTTTTTCTgctcgccgccatcttgccagtcaaggagtgagttgtccaaaacctttctttttagtaaactatgtgtatacgaacaatgttctcaatgctcgagattatgtgtagagacactgatgatacttcgatcaaggtttcatgttgtgtcgagccttcttagtgttttaaaaatagcgattttgacgcaaTCTTGTATCAAAATAATATCAAAATAGTGCCTCTACGATTCCCATTCAGAAGGACAACCTGAGATCAACCTGACACTCAAGTAACCTCTCACCTCTGTAACTTGTCAGTGGAGTTACCATTGCATAGAAAACAAAATCGCCAAATCTCCCATCCTGACTGTCGGTAGGCAGAAACGCTCCCACACTGCTGCTGTTGAAGCTAGTGATGCTCATGCCCAGAATTCCTCCCTTTATTGCCACCCTGACTGCTCCGCACCATTCCGCTGTGAACTCTTTAAGTCCCAATACAGTTAACGTCAAACATTCTAAATGCATGAAATATGAGCTATGGAATACGAGGTGTCCAGTATATGATTACTGGTTTGTGTGGCATTTTACAGGTATGTAACTTGTCAATGGAATAACGGCAGCACAGACGGCCACGAAAGCCCCAAATCTCCCGTCCTGACCTCCTGCCGACAGAAAagctcctgctgctgcccctAAAGCCACCACGACCCTCCCCAGCACCCCTCCAGTACCTGCTGCCCTAACTGCCCCGTGGTACTGCCCCAGTAGGAGCACCAGCTGCCCCCCTGCCCTCCACAGCCACCCCCTTAGCCCACTCCACCTGAGCCTGGTGTCTTTATGCAGGCGAGTCAGGACAGAGAAAAACCCTCGCATCCAGATGGCGGTGACTGCCACCCAGAGCAGCCAGGGTTGGTCAAACAACCCTGGTAACCGAACAACTACTGGTATGAAGATAAAAGTTACAATGTATTTCAGAGCCAAGAGTATGATGAAATACATTAACACTGTTAACAAAATAACTACTGGTATGGGGATAAAAGTTATGTATTTCAGAGCCAGGTGTTTGATGAAATACATTAACACTGTTAACAGAACAATTACTGGTATGGACATAAGAGTTACAATCTTCAGAGCCAAGAGTATGATGAAATACATTAACACTGTTAACAGAACAACTACTGGTATGGACATAAAAGTTATGTATTTCAGAGCCAAGTGTATGATATAATACATTAACCCTGTTAACAGAAAAACTACTGATATGGAGATAAAAGTTATGTATTTCAGAGCCAAGTGTATGATGAAATACATTAACACTGTTAACAGAACAACTACTGGTATGGAGATAAAAGTTACAATGTATTTCAGAGCCAAGTGTATGATGAAATACATTCCTAATACAGTTCCATTTTGTCTTTCttcgtctccatctctctcgtctccctctttttttctctcagtttcatctccttgtctctcttctccccctctttctctctctcctttatgccggacactctctcctctgttaCTGTCCCTCTGTTTTATCACTCTATCAAAAGCCTCTTCATCCTCTTTTCCATCatttccacttctctctcttttatgtccacctctctctcctccttctcgtTCCCTTTCTCCTCTATCTTCACCTCGCTCTCTCATCACTCTTGTACGTCCCTCTCCTTCTTCTGTCCATTCCCCATACATCTGAGCAGTTGCCCCTGCTGCAGACAGAGCTACCCCAACTGCCCCTGATGCCCCCAGCAGCGCCCCTAAACTGCCCCACGTACCCAGCAGGGCAAGGGTCCTCCCAACTACCCCCCAAACCACCCATCCACCAGCTACAGCCCCAGCAGACATCAATCTACCCCCCTCCCTGATATCCAATGATAAGAGCAGATATGCCCCAACGCCCACAGCTAACAGTTGTGTCCCCATCATGCCAGTGAAGATGCCCTcaactatgtgtgtgttcaccgtCACGTTCACGTTTGGGTTTATGGACAAAAACTCCCCATCGTGTAAGACGTTTCTGGCTGCTAGCATGGTAAGCAACAGACTAAAGCAAGGTATGCAGTTTGCGCCTGATGAGACAGGACAGATAAGCAACAAATGCAGTGCAGCTAATAGTATGATGACTGTCAAGCTTAAACCTGGTCCTAAGGAAGTTGAAGTTACTGTGAAAACACACATTAAAGAACTTGGATAAAACACAGCAAATATCGCAAGGATGGAACTTTGGACAACAGAATTAAATTCACAAAAGCGCATAAAAGTAAGAAACATCATCTGACACGATATTTGAAACAGAggaattacaaaatatatgaaaacGATGGGAAATGTCTCGGCCATTTTCCCTTCTATGGCGCCCACAGTGGCTCCAGACACCATGAGTCCTAGAAGAGCAGCTGTAGCAGCCAGGCAGAGGGCTTTCGCCCTGGACACCTCTCCCCTGTGTTCTCCCATAGCCCTGGACACCTCTCCCCTGTGGTGTCCCATAGCCCTGGACACCTCTCCCCTGTGGTGTCCCATAGCCCTGGACACCTCTCCCCTGTGGTGTCCCATAGCCCTGGACACCTCTCCCCTGTGCTCTCCCATAGCCCTGGACACCTCTCCCCTGTGGTGTCCCATAGCCCTGGACACCTCTCCCCTGTGCTCTCCCATAACCCTGGACACCTCTCCCCTGTGGTGTCCCATAGCCCTGGACACCTCTCCCCTGTGCTCTCCCATAGCCCTGTAGGCCGAGGGTCCCGTCAGACTCGCCAGTAGAAATGCAAACAGCACTGCAACGGTGCCCATATGGAACACTATTACCAGGAAGCCGCACTGAGGTTCATCACTGTTGGCTATGGTCTCCTGTAACCACGGTGTGGTGACTGCCACGCCCAGGAGTTTCATCACTTCGGTTGCCATGGCACCAAAAAGGTAGCCTGCGGCCAGTCCCAGTGCAACGTTGATTCCAGTGGCCCGCATCATCTTCCCGAAACCTGCTGAAGAAGAGATGTCAAAACCAAGctcaatttttttaaaaaatctggaATCATCTGTAACCAGACAACAACTGAAATGAGCTAAAGCTAAAAAGTGGGAGCATTTCTCCGCTCATTTGTTTTTGAAACATCCTGAAGCTGACTGTAGAACGCAGAGGTTGAAACACACATTGTCACAGGCAAGCCCAACCAAATAGCAAACAacattaaaggggaacttggcaactatttcaacgtaataaacccgtttagaaatcatttggatggttaaatgacctgttccggtgaaaatggtgactttccccgctgcgcctagcgtccccaggcggaaaaccaaccttgcaatattgagactaccgtcccggaaagagaagtgagaaacaagaaactcgttttaaatcgtgtttcttaccttgtaacatccacatagttatgctaactgttcgctagcttgtaaacaaatccatgtgctttatcgttaccttttcccacagtttgaaatagcataatgcacaatttctccagcagagggggaaatcctgccaagtttccctttaatggTAACTTGTGgacaaccaaaaaaaaaagtagaacaTCATGTAGAGTATAGcttcatgttaatttcaaaataTCTGCGTTGGTTTAGAACATTTCAACCCTAAACCTTCCCAGAACAGATTGAAAGGCTCTAGACAAGAATGTAGCTAAACATAGACTACAGTCATATATCAACGTaattaatcttttttttaaagaggaTCTGCATACTATATTGCTCTAAAatatagaaataataataatagataaAAGCTCCTGGAGGTCAAAATTGAAAATAAGGATACTTATATTTTGGAGCTGCACAGTGTACAATCACCTACAACCTCATTGCTTTAACTCCCATTCATGTAGTCTGAAATCACAGCATATTATTATACCATGTACAGTCTACACATAATTCCATTACATAGGTAATGTATGTAACGCTATACAACAAT
This genomic stretch from Alosa sapidissima isolate fAloSap1 chromosome 16, fAloSap1.pri, whole genome shotgun sequence harbors:
- the LOC121685568 gene encoding uncharacterized protein LOC121685568, which translates into the protein MMRATGINVALGLAAGYLFGAMATEVMKLLGVAVTTPWLQETIANSDEPQCGFLVIVFHMGTVAVLFAFLLASLTGPSAYRAMGEHRGEVSRAMGHHRGEVSRVMGEHRGEVSRAMGHHRGEVSRAMGEHRGEVSRAMGHHRGEVSRAMGHHRGEVSRAMGHHRGEVSRAMGEHRGEVSRAKALCLAATAALLGLMVSGATVGAIEGKMAETFPIVFIYFVIPLFQISCQMMFLTFMRFCEFNSVVQSSILAIFAVFYPSSLMCVFTVTSTSLGPGLSLTVIILLAALHLLLICPVSSGANCIPCFSLLLTMLAARNVLHDGEFLSINPNVNVTVNTHIVEGIFTGMMGTQLLAVGVGAYLLLSLDIREGGRLMSAGAVAGGWVVWGVVGRTLALLGTWGSLGALLGASGAVGC